Below is a window of Planctomycetes bacterium MalM25 DNA.
AACCGAACACCGAGACGAAGAGCGTCAGACCCGAAACGGCCAAGGCGACCGAGGCGGATCGGTAGGCGTCGCTAGAGGACAGTCCGGCCATACCTCAAACGTAGCTCACGAATCGACCCCGTGCGGCGGCGTTCTCTTGGCAATCTTCGGGACTCAGTCCGCGAGCCCCTCGAACAGCGGCGTCGACAGGTACCGCTCGCCGAGCGAGCACATGATCGTGACGATCCGCTTGCCCGCCATCTCGGGGCGGGCGGCGACCTTCGCGGCGGCGCACATGTTGGCCCCGCTGCTGATGCCCGCCATGATGCCCTCTTCTTTCGACAGGCGACGGGCCCACTGGAACGCCTCCTCGTTGCTGACCGTGACGACTTCGTCGACCAGGTCGGTGTCGAGGTTGCCCGGGATGAAACCGGCGCCGATGCCCTGGATCTTGTGCGGGCCGGGCGAGCCGCCGCCGATAACGGGCGAGTCAACCGGCTCGACGGCGATCGCCTTGAAGTCGGCGTTCTGCTTCTTGAGGAAGCGGCTGCTGCCGGTGATCGTGCCGCCCGTGCCGACGCCCGCGATGATCGCGTCGATGTCGTGGCCGGAGTCTTCCCAGATCTCGGGGCCGGTCGTCGCCTCGTGGATGGCCGGGTTGGCCGGGTTCTCAAACTGCTGCGGCATCCAAGCGCCCGGCTCCGCGGCGAGCTCGGTCGCCTTGCCGATCGCGCCCTTCATGCCCTCGGCGGCGGGGGTGAGCACTAGGTTGGCGCCGAGCGCCTTGAGCAGCGTGCGGCGTTCGACCGACATGCTCTCGGGCATCGTGAGCGTCAGCTTGTAGCCCTTCGCCGCGCAGACGAACGCCAACGCGATGCCCGTGTTGCCGCTGGTCGGCTCGACGATGTGCGTGTCGGCCTTGATGTGCCCGTCGCGCTCGCCCGCCTCGATCATGGCGGCGCCGATCCGGTCCTTCACGCTGTTGAGCGGCTGGAAGAACTCGCACTTGGCGAACACGGTAGCGTGGCCCTCGGGCACCAAGCGGTTGATCTTGATCATCGGCGTGTCGCCGATCGCCATGGCGGCGTTGTCGTACGTGCGGTTGCGGGGCATGGGTCGGGAGGAGGCTGGAGGCTTTAGACTGGAGGCTTTAGGCAACGCAAGCGAGAGGGGCGGCGAGCCCCCGACGCCTGTCGGGGGAGTCCCCAACGGCTTCGCTAGCGTCGGTTTAGCCGAATCGACCGCCAAACAACAA
It encodes the following:
- the cysK gene encoding Cysteine synthase encodes the protein MPRNRTYDNAAMAIGDTPMIKINRLVPEGHATVFAKCEFFQPLNSVKDRIGAAMIEAGERDGHIKADTHIVEPTSGNTGIALAFVCAAKGYKLTLTMPESMSVERRTLLKALGANLVLTPAAEGMKGAIGKATELAAEPGAWMPQQFENPANPAIHEATTGPEIWEDSGHDIDAIIAGVGTGGTITGSSRFLKKQNADFKAIAVEPVDSPVIGGGSPGPHKIQGIGAGFIPGNLDTDLVDEVVTVSNEEAFQWARRLSKEEGIMAGISSGANMCAAAKVAARPEMAGKRIVTIMCSLGERYLSTPLFEGLAD